DNA sequence from the Bacteroidota bacterium genome:
AGCGCGTAGGCGTCGTAGCGGTCGAGGCCGCGCTCGGCGACGAGGTAGCCGATCATGTAGCGCGTCGCCTTCTTCGAGGCCTCGTCGAGGGTCTCGGCGAAGGCGGTGACGGCGTAGTAGGCCTCGGTCTCGTACTCCGGCTCGGGGATCGAGCGCCCGCCCTTGAGCACGTTGACCTCGTAGACGATCCGCATCGGGGCCTCGATGGCGGTGCCGCAGACCTCGCCCGCTCCCTGCGCCGCGTGCGCGTCGCCAATCGAGAACAGCGCGCCCTCGACGAAAACAGGGAAGTAGACCGTCGTGCCCTCGACGAGGTGCGGATCGTCCATGTTGCCGCCGTTGGCGCGCGGCGGGATGGTCGAGAGCATCTCGTCCGTCGCCGGGGCCACGCCCATCACGCCGGGGAACGGGGCGAGCGGGACCGAAATACCGTCGCTGAAGCGGGCGACGGTCTGCCCCTCCCCGAAGGTGAACGTCTTGAGGTACGGCTCGGGAAACTCGTCGGCGA
Encoded proteins:
- a CDS encoding acetamidase/formamidase family protein; translation: MPRPGLLALLCCLLAPSALAQNTPTPDFRLTKDQTHNRFSSAIPPALTVPSGAVIEAYTEDASDEQITATSTVEAVTNLDFDPIHPLTGPVYVEGALPGDVLAVTLHEIELGAYGWTAVVPGFGYLADEFPEPYLKTFTFGEGQTVARFSDGISVPLAPFPGVMGVAPATDEMLSTIPPRANGGNMDDPHLVEGTTVYFPVFVEGALFSIGDAHAAQGAGEVCGTAIEAPMRIVYEVNVLKGGRSIPEPEYETEAYYAVTAFAETLDEASKKATRYMIGYLVAERGLDRYDAYALVSLAGDLKIAEVVDVPHVLVAMHLPKAVFGE